One segment of Pseudomonas pohangensis DNA contains the following:
- a CDS encoding AraC family transcriptional regulator produces the protein MVRSQTLIRAAALSGFSELADSFGLAPEVLLGEAGIDPGWLADPDYRIPVRSVCQLLERSALLAAAPDFGLRLSEHTNLQRLGWLGFLTHGKATVGEAFLATTRYQHLHNEASNIWLDNTAGGALIRVEFFTAAQMSMRQMTEMTIGVILLNFRDQIDPRWAPRLVCFRHVVPGLTERYQQLLGARVQFGADYDGILFDAADFARPNVLARKSDGEFVRQMQEAGTLPNEQNIVDLTQQLICTLLPNETCTSSVVADALSISRRTLHRQLLQHKVNFSSLLEGVRRELATRHIAQANRPLGEVASLLGFRSQSDFSNWFRHHFSVSPSAWRKQARASASIA, from the coding sequence ATGGTGCGTAGCCAGACATTGATTCGGGCGGCGGCATTGAGTGGTTTTTCTGAGTTGGCGGATTCGTTTGGGCTTGCGCCTGAGGTGTTGTTAGGCGAGGCAGGTATTGATCCCGGCTGGTTGGCTGATCCCGACTATCGCATTCCCGTTCGATCGGTTTGCCAGTTGCTGGAACGCTCGGCGCTTCTGGCTGCGGCCCCTGATTTTGGCTTGCGCCTTTCCGAGCACACAAACTTGCAGCGCTTGGGCTGGCTGGGTTTTTTGACGCACGGCAAAGCCACAGTTGGCGAGGCATTTCTTGCGACGACGCGTTACCAGCACCTGCACAACGAGGCCTCCAATATCTGGCTGGATAACACGGCCGGTGGTGCATTGATTCGTGTTGAATTTTTCACCGCCGCGCAGATGTCTATGCGGCAGATGACGGAAATGACCATCGGGGTGATTCTGCTTAATTTCCGGGATCAGATTGATCCGCGCTGGGCGCCCCGGCTGGTGTGCTTTCGCCATGTTGTTCCCGGCCTTACTGAGCGTTATCAGCAGCTGCTTGGCGCTCGAGTGCAGTTTGGCGCGGATTACGACGGGATACTGTTTGATGCCGCCGACTTTGCGCGGCCTAATGTGCTTGCCCGGAAGTCTGACGGTGAGTTTGTCAGGCAGATGCAGGAAGCCGGCACATTGCCTAACGAGCAGAACATCGTCGACCTTACCCAGCAGCTCATTTGTACCTTGTTGCCCAATGAGACCTGCACGAGCAGCGTTGTAGCTGACGCGCTGAGTATAAGTCGGCGTACGCTGCATCGGCAGTTGTTGCAGCACAAGGTTAATTTTTCCTCGCTGCTTGAGGGGGTGCGCAGAGAGTTGGCTACCCGGCATATTGCCCAGGCTAATCGACCACTTGGAGAGGTTGCCTCTTTGCTGGGGTTTCGCTCGCAGTCAGATTTTTCAAACTGGTTTCGTCATCATTTTTCAGTATCCCCCTCGGCGTGGCGCAAGCAGGCCAGAGCAAGTGCCTCAATCGCCTAG